A portion of the Bacillus sp. es.034 genome contains these proteins:
- the rplQ gene encoding 50S ribosomal protein L17, whose translation MAYRKLGRTSAQRKAMLRDLATDLIINERIETTETRAKELRSVVEKMITLGKRGDIHARRQAGAFIRKEVANAENNQDALQKLFSDIAPRYTERQGGYTRIMKVGPRRGDGAPMAIIELV comes from the coding sequence ATGGCTTACAGAAAGTTAGGACGTACCAGTGCTCAACGTAAAGCAATGCTACGTGATTTAGCTACAGACCTAATCATTAACGAGCGCATCGAAACAACTGAAACTCGTGCGAAAGAGCTTCGTTCAGTTGTGGAAAAAATGATCACACTCGGTAAACGTGGTGACATTCACGCGCGTCGTCAAGCTGGTGCATTCATTCGTAAAGAAGTTGCAAACGCTGAAAACAACCAAGATGCTTTACAAAAGTTATTCTCTGACATCGCTCCTCGTTACACAGAGCGTCAAGGCGGATATACTCGCATTATGAAGGTTGGTCCTCGCCGTGGTGACGGTGCTCCAATGGCAATCATCGAATTAGTTTAA